The following proteins are co-located in the Heteronotia binoei isolate CCM8104 ecotype False Entrance Well chromosome 21, APGP_CSIRO_Hbin_v1, whole genome shotgun sequence genome:
- the LOC132589685 gene encoding olfactory receptor 10Q1-like: MGVAALYMSIPLEEARSIIERTLELRTNEMNLTDPNYSNQSIATAFIFQAFSTIPVLQHLLFTIFLLLYFTIILGNVSIIWVVCTDQTLHTPMYFFLGNLSFLEICYTTVVVPQMLASVLDVHRTIPIINCALQMFFFTTLGGTDCFMLAVMAYDRYVAICHPLRYILIMTWKMCTRLVVGCLVLSLILCLELTLMIFTLPFCGHQPQINHFLCDVPPVLRLACADTHIHQTVLYSVGIMVLAVPFLLISISYIYIVAAILRIRSTSGRHQAFSTCSSHLTVVILQYGCCSLVYLRPKSSSSDEQDWQLALIYTFITPLLNPLIYSLRNKDVKQALKKVMRRTSVSQPNEV, translated from the exons ATGGGTGTTGCGGCACTTTATATGAGCATTCCTCTTGAGGAAGCTCGTAGCATTATTGAGAGAACATTGGAATTAAGAACCA ATGAAATGAACCTGACAGACCCAAATTACAGCAACCAATCAATTGCTACTGCGTTCATCTTCCAGGCATTCTCCACAATTCCTGTGCTACAGCATCTTCTCTTCACAATCTTCCTTTTGCTCTATTTCACAATTATCCTTGGTAATGTGTCCATTATCTGGGTAGTCTGCACTGACCAGACCCTTCATACCCCCATGTATTTCTTCTTGGGCAACCTCTCTTTTCTAGAGATCTGTTACACCACTGTGGTAGTGCCTCAAATGCTGGCCAGTGTTTTAGATGTCCACAGAACAATCCCCATTATAAATTGTGCCCTCCAGATGTTCTTCTTTACAACACTAGGTGGCACAGATTGCTTCATGTTGGCTGTTATGGCATATGACCGTTATGTGGCCATCTGTCACCCACTTCGCTACATCCTGATCATGACTTGGAAGATGTGTACAAGGTTGGTTGTTGGCTGTCTAGTGCTTTCCCTTATACTGTGTCTGGAACTTACACTTATGATTTTCACCTTGCCATTTTGTGGTCACCAGCCTCAGATTAACCATTTCCTGTGTGACGTGCCTCCTGTGCTGCGACTGGCATGTGCCGACACTCATATCCATCAGACTGTGTTATACAGTGTTGGTATCATGGTGTTAGCTGTCCCTTTCCTTCTGATAAGCATTTCCTACATCTACATTGTGGCTGCCATTCTGCGGATCCGTTCTACATCTGGTCGGCATCAGGCCTTCTCCACCTGTTCCTCCCACTTGACGGTAGTGATCCTGCAGTACGGCTGTTGTAGTCTTGTTTACTTGCGTCCAAAGTCAAGCTCTTCAGATGAACAGGACTGGCAACTTGCTCTTATATACACTTTCATTACTCCATTGCTGAACCCACTCATCTACAGCCTGAGGAACAAGGATGTCAAGCAGGCCCTGAAGAAGGTCATGAGGAGGACTTCTGTATCCCAGCCCAATGAAGTCTGA
- the LOC132589684 gene encoding olfactory receptor 10Q1-like, with amino-acid sequence MHLAHRNQTNQSVPSEFIFQAFSTVPEIQCLLFIFFLLLYLTIIFGNVSIIGVALTDQSLHTPMYFFLGNLSFLEICYTTVVVPQMLASILDVHRPIPFANCGIQMFLFVALGSTDCFLLAVMAYDRYVAICYPLRYTLIMTWKVCIWLVVGSAVFALALSLELTVLIFTLPFCGHQPQINHFLCDVPPVLRLACADTHIHQTVLYSVGIMVLAVPFLLISISYIYIVAAILRIRSTSGRHQAFSTCSSHLTVVILQYGCCSLVYLRPRSTSSEDEDRKLALIYTFVTPLLNPLIYSLRNKDVKQALKKVVRKTAES; translated from the coding sequence ATGCATCTGGCACACAGAAACCAGACCAACCAATCCGTTCCCTCTGAATTCATCTTCCAGGCATTCTCTACAGTTCCGGAGATACAATGTCTTCTATTCATATTCTTCCTTCTGCTCTATCTCACAATTATCTTTGGCAATGTATCCATCATCGGGGTAGCCCTCACTGACCAATCCCTCCACACCCCCATGTATTTCTTCCTGGGTAACCTCTCTTTTCTAGAGATCTGTTACACCACTGTGGTGGTGCCTCAAATGCTGGCCAGTATTTTAGATGTCCATAGACCAATCCCATTTGCAAACTGTGGTATCCAGATGTTCTTGTTTGTGGCACTAGGAAGTACTGACTGTTTCTTGTTGGCTGTTATGGCATATGATCGTTATGTGGCTATCTGCTACCCACTCCGGTATACTTTGATCATGACCTGGAAGGTGTGCATATGGCTGGTTGTTGGCTCTGCAGTGTTTGCCCTTGCATTGTCACTGGAACTGACTGTGCTGATCTTCACCTTGCCCTTTTGTGGTCACCAGCCTCAGATTAACCATTTCCTGTGTGACGTGCCTCCTGTGCTGCGACTGGCATGTGCCGACACTCATATCCATCAGACGGTGTTATACAGTGTTGGTATCATGGTGTTAGCTGTCCCTTTCCTTCTGATAAGCATTTCCTACATCTACATTGTGGCTGCCATTCTGCGGATCCGTTCTACATCTGGTCGGCATCAGGCCTTCTCCACCTGTTCCTCCCACTTGACGGTAGTGATCCTGCAGTATGGCTGCTGCAGTCTTGTTTACTTGCGTCCCAGGTCAACTTCTTCAGAGGATGAGGACCGGAAACTTGCTCTTATATATACATTTGTCACTCCACTGTTAAATCCTCTCATCTACAGCCTGAGGAACAAGGATGTCAAGCAGGCCCTGAAGAAGGTTGTGAGGAAGACTGCTGAATCTTAG